In the genome of Tsukamurella paurometabola DSM 20162, the window ACCGACGCTGGCCGGACTCAGGAAGGCGCAGACATGACCGCCCGCCTCACACCCGTGCTGTCGGCCCAGTGGGACACCCCGGAGCCGTGGACCCTCGCCTCGTACCGCGCGAGCGGTGGCTACACCGGGATCGACCGGGCCCTCGCCATGACACCCGACCAGGTGATCGAACTGGTGAAGGAGGCCGGTTTGCGCGGTCGCGGTGGCGCGGGGTTTCCCACCGGCCTGAAGTGGAGTTTCATCCCGCAGCTGCGTGCGGGGGAAGAACCGAAGCCGGGGGCGGACAAACCGCATTACCTGGTGGTCAACGCCGACGAATCCGAGCCCGGTACGTGCAAGGACATGCCGCTGATGTTCGCCACGCCGCACACCCTGATCGAGGGCGTGATCATCGCCTCGTACGCGATCCGGGCCCGGCAGGCCTTCATCTACGTCCGCGGGGAGGTGCTCGGCGTGCAACGCCGGCTGCGGGCCGCCGTGGCGGAGGCCTATGCGGCGGGCTACCTCGGGAAGCCGCTCGGTGAGAACGGATTCACTGTTGATCTGGTCGTGCACGGTGGCGCCGGCGCCTACATCTGCGGCGAGGAGACCGCCCTGCTGGACTCCTTGGAGGGCCGCCGCGGGCAACCCCGGTTGCGCCCGCCCTTCCCCGCCGTCGCCGGCCTGTACGCCTCACCCACGTGCGTCAACAACGTCGAATCCATCGCGAGCGTGCCGGCGATCCTGGCCAACGGCGCCGACTGGTTCCGCACCATGGGCAGCGAGAAGTCGCCCGGATTCACGCTGTACTCGGTCTCGGGCCACGTGGTGCGGCCCGGACAGTACGAGGCCGCGCTGGGCATCACGCTGCGGGAGATGCTCGAGCTGGCCGGCGGGGTGCGACCGGGGCACGAGTTGAAGTTCTGGACGCCGGGCGGATCGTCGACGCCGCTGCTGACGGCCGAGCACCTGGACGTGCCCCTGGACTACGAGGGGGTCGCCGGGGCCGGATCGATGCTGGGCACCAAGGCGCTGCAGATCTTCGACGACACGGTTTGCGTCGTGCGAGCGGTGCTGCGCTGGCTGGAGTTCTACGCGCACGAATCCTGCGGGAAGTGCACACCGTGCCGGGAGGGCACCTACTGGCTGGTGCGGTTGCTGCGCCGGCTGGAGCAGGGCGAGGGCGAACCGGAAGACCTCACCACCCTGGCCGACGTGGCCGACGGCGTTCTGGGCAAAGCCTTCTGCGCCCTGGGCGACGGCGCCGCAAGCCCGATCCAGAGCTCGCTGACGTACTTCCGCGAGGAATACGAACGGCACGTGCACGAGCGCGGCTGCCCGTTCGATCCCGCCGCCTCCCTGCGCGAGGCGCCGGTAGCGGGAGGCGCGCGGTGACCGCCCCGCCCACCGTCAAGGCGAGTATCGACGGGATCGAGATCGAGGTGCCACCCGGCACTCTGGTGATCCGCGCCGCGGAACAGCTCGGCATCGCGATCCCTCGGTTCTGCGATCATCCGCTGCTGGCGCCGGCCGGTGCCTGCCGCCAATGTCTAGTCGACGTGGAGGGGCAACGCAAACCACTGGCCTCGTGCACCACGACGGTGACCGACGGCATGGTGGTCCGCACGCAGGCCACCTCGGCCGCGGCGGCCGGGGCCCAGCGCAGTGTGATGGAACTGCTGCTGGTCAACCATCCGCTGGACTGCCCGGTGTGCGATAAGGGCGGTGAGTGCCCGTTACAGAATCAGGCGATGTCGGCCGGTCGCGCGCAGTCCCGGTTCCCCGCGGCCGACAAGCGCACCTACCCCAAGCCGATCCCGATCTCCGCCGAGGTGGTACTCGATCGCGAACGCTGCGTGCTGTGCGCCCGCTGCACGCGGTTCGCCGACGAGATCGCCGGCGACGACTTCATCGAATTGCTCGACCGTGGAGCGCTGCAACAGGTGGGCACCGCGGGCGATGAGCCACTCGATTCGTACTTCTCCGGCAACACCGTGCAGATCTGCCCGGTGGGTGCCCTCACCTCGACCGACTACCGGTTCCGCGCCCGTCCGTTCGACCTCACCTCGACCCCGTCAGCCTGTGAGCACTGCGCCAGTGGATGCTCGCTGCGGGTCGACCACCGCCGCGGCGAGGTGCTGCGCCGCCTCGCCGGTGACGATCCCGATGTCAACGAGGAGTGGAACTGCGACAAGGGCCGCTGGGCGATGCGCTACCCGACGCTGCCCGACCGCATCACCACACCGCTGGTGCGCGGATCCGATGGGGTGCTGGCCCCGGCGTCGTGGCCGGAGGCGATCGCCGTCGCGGCGGCCGGCCTGCGCGACCGTTCCGCGGCAGTGCTCGCCGGCGGGCGCGGCACCGTCGAAGACCTGTACGCGTACTCAGCCTTCGCGCGAGTAGCCCTGCACACCAACGACGTCGACTTCCGGGCGCGCGCGCACAGCGCCGAGGAGGCCGCGTTCCTCGGCTCCGGAGTGGCGGGCGGCGTGACCTACGCCGATCTGGAGGCCGCGCCCGTGGTGCTGCTCGTGGGCTTCGAGCCCGAGGAGGAGTCGCCGATCGTGCACCTACGGCTGCGCAAAGCGGTCCGCTCCGGTGCCACCCGGGTGCTCTCCATCGCGCCGTTCGCCTCCCGCGGCCTGGGCCGCCTGCACGGCGAGCTGATCGCCTGCCGTCCCGGCACCGAGGCCGCGGCACTCACCGACCCCGGCCTGGCAGAACAGATCCCGCCGGACGCGGTGATCATGATCGGTGAGCGCCTCGGCGAGGCGCCGGGCGCACTCTCCGCCGCCGCCGGGCTGGCCGCCACGACCGGGGCTCGTGTGGCCTGGATACCGCGTCGCGCGGGCGAACCCGGTGGCGTCGCGGCAGGCACGCTGCCCAATCTGCTACCGGGTGGCCGTGTCACCGCCGATCCTACGCATCACGCCGAGCTGGAACGGTTCTGGGACACTGCGCTGCCGATCGAGCCGGGCCGCGATACCGCCGCGATACTGGCCGCCGCCGAATCGGGCGAGGTTCAGGCGTTGGTGTGCGGCGCCGTCGAAGTCTCCGATCTCCCCGATCCCGACGCCGCGCGGCGGGCCCTGGAGAAGGCCTTCGTGGTGAGCCTCGAATTGCGGGCCTCCGCGGTCACGGCGCGGGCCGATGTGGTTCTGCCGGTCGCGTCGGTGGCACAGCGGGCCGGAACCTTCCGGAACTGGGAGGGTCGTGATCGTCGCTTTCCCGCCGCGCTCCCCGCTCCCGGCGCACTGCCGGATGCCCGAGTCCTGGCCGTGCTCGCCGCGGCGCTCGGCACGAACCTCGGCTTCACCGATGCCGACGGGGCCGCTGCCGCCCTACGCGATCTCGGCACCGTCGACGCAGTGCGGACCATCGAACCGGTGGCGGCCCAGCCGATGGCCCTGCCCGGCACCGGGGAGGCACTCCTCGCGACCTGGCGACAGCTGCTCGACCTGGGACGCGGACAGGACGGTCTGCCGAATCTCGCCGCCACCGCCCGCCCGCCGGTGGCCCGGTTGTCCGCCGGCACCGCTGCCGAGATCGGCGCCTCGGACTCCGTGACGGTATCCA includes:
- the nuoF gene encoding NADH-quinone oxidoreductase subunit NuoF, producing the protein MTARLTPVLSAQWDTPEPWTLASYRASGGYTGIDRALAMTPDQVIELVKEAGLRGRGGAGFPTGLKWSFIPQLRAGEEPKPGADKPHYLVVNADESEPGTCKDMPLMFATPHTLIEGVIIASYAIRARQAFIYVRGEVLGVQRRLRAAVAEAYAAGYLGKPLGENGFTVDLVVHGGAGAYICGEETALLDSLEGRRGQPRLRPPFPAVAGLYASPTCVNNVESIASVPAILANGADWFRTMGSEKSPGFTLYSVSGHVVRPGQYEAALGITLREMLELAGGVRPGHELKFWTPGGSSTPLLTAEHLDVPLDYEGVAGAGSMLGTKALQIFDDTVCVVRAVLRWLEFYAHESCGKCTPCREGTYWLVRLLRRLEQGEGEPEDLTTLADVADGVLGKAFCALGDGAASPIQSSLTYFREEYERHVHERGCPFDPAASLREAPVAGGAR
- a CDS encoding NADH-quinone oxidoreductase subunit G → MTAPPTVKASIDGIEIEVPPGTLVIRAAEQLGIAIPRFCDHPLLAPAGACRQCLVDVEGQRKPLASCTTTVTDGMVVRTQATSAAAAGAQRSVMELLLVNHPLDCPVCDKGGECPLQNQAMSAGRAQSRFPAADKRTYPKPIPISAEVVLDRERCVLCARCTRFADEIAGDDFIELLDRGALQQVGTAGDEPLDSYFSGNTVQICPVGALTSTDYRFRARPFDLTSTPSACEHCASGCSLRVDHRRGEVLRRLAGDDPDVNEEWNCDKGRWAMRYPTLPDRITTPLVRGSDGVLAPASWPEAIAVAAAGLRDRSAAVLAGGRGTVEDLYAYSAFARVALHTNDVDFRARAHSAEEAAFLGSGVAGGVTYADLEAAPVVLLVGFEPEEESPIVHLRLRKAVRSGATRVLSIAPFASRGLGRLHGELIACRPGTEAAALTDPGLAEQIPPDAVIMIGERLGEAPGALSAAAGLAATTGARVAWIPRRAGEPGGVAAGTLPNLLPGGRVTADPTHHAELERFWDTALPIEPGRDTAAILAAAESGEVQALVCGAVEVSDLPDPDAARRALEKAFVVSLELRASAVTARADVVLPVASVAQRAGTFRNWEGRDRRFPAALPAPGALPDARVLAVLAAALGTNLGFTDADGAAAALRDLGTVDAVRTIEPVAAQPMALPGTGEALLATWRQLLDLGRGQDGLPNLAATARPPVARLSAGTAAEIGASDSVTVSTARGAITLPLSITDMPDRVVWLPRNSPGSTVDETLGVGWGAVVRIGTPS